One region of Duncaniella freteri genomic DNA includes:
- a CDS encoding SoxR reducing system RseC family protein: protein MNKDYVTHSGIITRIDDGSLTLRTEEACRCEGCAVASLCNKDSSSEQESITINTPESSLYNVGERVEVIASSGSTLRATWWALMLPTLLFIGIVLAVRLIWHNSGAWSLVTGFVVLAIYDLFLYRFRKRLAQNISWKVRRL, encoded by the coding sequence ATGAATAAAGACTACGTCACACATTCAGGAATAATTACTCGTATTGATGACGGCTCGCTTACTCTGCGAACAGAAGAAGCCTGCCGATGTGAAGGGTGTGCCGTAGCATCACTATGCAACAAGGATTCATCCTCCGAACAGGAAAGCATCACAATAAACACCCCTGAATCCTCGCTCTACAATGTGGGAGAACGTGTCGAGGTAATAGCATCGTCAGGATCCACGCTCCGTGCCACCTGGTGGGCACTGATGCTGCCTACATTACTGTTCATAGGGATTGTGCTCGCAGTAAGGCTCATATGGCACAACAGCGGGGCATGGTCGCTTGTGACCGGATTTGTGGTGCTCGCCATATACGATCTCTTCCTCTACCGCTTCCGCAAGCGGCTTGCGCAGAACATATCCTGGAAGGTCAGGCGGTTGTGA
- the rsxC gene encoding electron transport complex subunit RsxC, which yields MKLHTFKTGGVHPAENKIAAGKPIINLPLPAEVVLPVSQHIGAPAKPIVQKGDHVKRGDRVAEAGGFVSAHIHTPISGTVVKIDTARTPQGMPVEAIYIKSDDADREADAASMADSAPKRTDAEIAILDSKAIIDLIKDAGIVGLGGATFPAHVKLMPPPGSKAEVVIINAAECEPCLSCDDMLMRENSREIVKGVQLLVKAAGVNRGIIAIENNKPEAIAALTAASSSAPGIEVMPMKVKYPQGGEKQLIEAVIGKEVPSGALPIATGAIVQNVATAYAVYRAVYHNEPILDRVLTIHNGTEGKNLRVPLGTILSTLVEGNDYEKIIIGGPMMGRTASTLDTPMIKGTSGILLDSRYAHRRPTEPCIKCGACVNACPMGLEPYLVSTLSRLKQWDEAEQEKIANCIECGSCSYICPASRPLVDYIRVGKAKVMAAIRARAAASKS from the coding sequence ATGAAACTTCATACATTCAAGACCGGCGGCGTACATCCCGCCGAGAATAAAATTGCGGCAGGCAAACCGATAATCAATCTGCCACTCCCTGCCGAGGTTGTGCTCCCGGTGTCACAGCACATCGGTGCCCCTGCCAAACCTATAGTGCAGAAAGGTGACCACGTGAAGCGTGGCGACCGTGTTGCGGAGGCTGGAGGATTCGTCTCAGCCCATATACACACCCCGATCTCAGGAACAGTGGTCAAGATCGACACAGCCCGCACTCCGCAGGGCATGCCTGTCGAAGCTATATATATCAAAAGCGACGACGCCGACCGCGAAGCGGATGCAGCCTCAATGGCAGACTCTGCACCTAAACGCACCGATGCCGAAATAGCCATTCTCGACTCCAAAGCTATAATCGACCTCATCAAGGATGCCGGCATAGTCGGACTCGGAGGAGCCACATTCCCCGCCCACGTAAAACTGATGCCACCTCCAGGCTCCAAGGCTGAAGTGGTAATAATCAATGCCGCGGAGTGCGAACCTTGCCTCTCTTGCGACGATATGCTAATGCGCGAGAACTCCAGAGAGATAGTCAAAGGAGTGCAACTGCTTGTAAAGGCAGCAGGTGTCAACCGTGGCATAATAGCCATCGAGAACAACAAGCCGGAAGCTATAGCCGCCCTAACGGCCGCCTCTTCATCCGCCCCAGGAATAGAGGTGATGCCCATGAAAGTCAAATATCCCCAAGGTGGTGAAAAACAGTTGATCGAGGCTGTGATCGGGAAAGAAGTACCATCAGGAGCTCTCCCTATAGCCACAGGCGCAATAGTTCAGAACGTAGCAACAGCCTATGCCGTATACCGGGCGGTATATCACAACGAACCCATCCTTGACCGTGTGCTCACAATCCACAACGGCACCGAAGGCAAAAACCTACGCGTACCTCTCGGAACAATCCTGTCAACCCTCGTAGAAGGCAATGACTACGAAAAGATAATCATAGGCGGCCCGATGATGGGGCGTACAGCATCCACCCTCGACACCCCTATGATAAAGGGCACATCAGGCATACTTCTTGACTCGCGCTACGCACACCGCCGCCCCACAGAACCATGCATCAAGTGCGGAGCCTGCGTCAATGCATGCCCCATGGGTCTTGAGCCATACCTTGTGAGCACCCTGTCGCGCCTGAAGCAATGGGACGAAGCAGAGCAGGAAAAGATAGCCAACTGCATAGAGTGCGGCTCATGCAGCTACATATGCCCGGCATCGCGCCCGCTCGTCGACTACATACGTGTGGGCAAAGCAAAAGTAATGGCGGCAATCCGCGCACGCGCAGCCGCATCCAAATCGTAA
- a CDS encoding TlpA family protein disulfide reductase — MRKSLLSALSMLLLPMVMIGQNSVTVHGKVGNFKSGDKISLTRPGDFSSEKVGEAPINADGSYSLTLPVEKAGIHTLACGRYQRAAVWIEDEDINVDFEGLSTEKGGARSSKPVHINGGPKNDIMNWANFMSAQSHKRSMDIYSLVHSERLPQARKVAVCKSIIDAAGNVDGEYARKIISDNGPLTSVIALFPYLSADKDSAFMEETLDAIIKANPGSQVAQTYRKERDERKARENLVAIGAPAPDLTFHTANGKPMSLSAFKGKVLIVDFWASWCGPCRAEIPKLKKIYEDFKDNDKVAFLSVSIDSEKEDWLKALQSENMPWEQLLAPDSGKETMKTYRFNGIPFIICIASDGTIFRKHLRGDAVREAINDALAR; from the coding sequence ATGAGAAAATCTTTGTTATCAGCTCTTTCAATGCTGTTGTTGCCTATGGTGATGATAGGGCAGAATTCTGTGACAGTGCATGGAAAAGTAGGGAACTTCAAATCAGGTGATAAAATATCATTGACCAGACCTGGTGACTTTTCGTCAGAAAAGGTCGGAGAGGCTCCCATCAATGCCGACGGTTCATACTCATTGACTCTGCCGGTGGAGAAGGCAGGCATACACACACTTGCCTGCGGACGTTATCAGCGCGCGGCTGTGTGGATTGAGGACGAAGATATAAATGTGGATTTTGAGGGCTTGAGTACAGAAAAAGGTGGAGCCCGCTCTTCAAAACCTGTACATATAAATGGCGGTCCGAAGAATGATATCATGAACTGGGCTAACTTTATGAGTGCCCAGTCCCATAAGAGATCAATGGATATCTACAGCCTTGTGCACAGCGAACGGCTTCCTCAAGCCAGAAAGGTGGCAGTATGCAAATCTATTATCGATGCTGCAGGTAATGTGGACGGCGAGTATGCCCGCAAGATTATAAGCGACAACGGACCTCTCACAAGTGTTATAGCTCTTTTCCCATATCTTTCCGCCGACAAGGATTCTGCATTTATGGAAGAGACTCTCGATGCCATAATCAAGGCTAATCCGGGCTCGCAGGTGGCTCAGACCTATCGCAAGGAGCGCGACGAGCGCAAGGCACGTGAAAATCTTGTGGCGATCGGAGCCCCGGCTCCTGATCTTACTTTCCATACTGCAAATGGAAAACCGATGAGCCTCAGTGCATTCAAGGGCAAAGTCCTGATAGTTGACTTTTGGGCAAGCTGGTGTGGACCGTGCCGTGCGGAGATTCCGAAGCTCAAAAAGATATATGAGGATTTCAAGGATAATGATAAGGTTGCATTCCTGAGCGTGTCCATTGATAGTGAAAAGGAGGATTGGCTAAAAGCCCTCCAGTCAGAGAACATGCCCTGGGAGCAGCTTCTTGCGCCTGATTCCGGTAAGGAGACCATGAAGACATATCGCTTCAACGGCATTCCTTTCATCATATGTATTGCATCTGACGGAACTATATTCCGCAAGCACCTGCGTGGCGATGCCGTGCGCGAGGCTATCAATGACGCTCTTGCACGATAG
- a CDS encoding DJ-1 family glyoxalase III → MSKAYIFLADGFEEIEALAPVDLLRRAGVNVSTVSITQQKEVTGAHGVTVAADTVIADADASDVDLIVCPGGMPGAANLAACEELNRMIRAQHTSGRYISAICAAPAVTLSPLGILSGKNATCYPGFEKALSEAGAIHTAERVVRDGNIITSNGPSSAIQFGLALVEALCGADTAKTVASGILL, encoded by the coding sequence ATGTCAAAGGCATACATATTTCTCGCTGACGGCTTTGAAGAGATCGAAGCCCTCGCCCCGGTTGACCTTCTGCGCCGTGCCGGAGTCAATGTCTCAACCGTGTCCATCACCCAGCAAAAGGAGGTGACCGGAGCCCATGGGGTCACCGTAGCAGCCGACACTGTAATCGCTGACGCAGATGCATCCGACGTTGACCTCATTGTGTGTCCCGGTGGAATGCCAGGAGCAGCCAATCTCGCTGCATGCGAAGAGCTGAACAGAATGATAAGAGCTCAGCACACCTCCGGACGATACATATCTGCCATATGTGCCGCCCCGGCTGTCACCCTATCCCCTCTCGGGATACTCTCAGGCAAAAATGCCACATGCTATCCAGGCTTTGAGAAGGCTCTATCCGAAGCTGGAGCCATCCATACTGCCGAGCGTGTTGTAAGGGACGGCAACATCATCACGTCAAACGGTCCTTCCTCTGCCATACAGTTCGGTCTTGCCCTTGTCGAAGCCTTATGCGGAGCTGACACCGCAAAGACAGTAGCATCAGGCATACTCTTATAG
- a CDS encoding FAD:protein FMN transferase — MRIIHYIYIFTLVVMGVMVSGCSGMESYRSVEGGVWNTTYHVTYRAGRDMQDSILLVMREVERSLSPFDGQSLVSAVNRGDSVKADSLLRRIFTASQEVNLRSGGAFDPTVAPLVNLWGYGYRSAGVEPTQVAIDSLLAFVGIDECSMTSDGYIRKKHAGTEFNFSAITKGYGCDLVGDMLRRNGCEDYMVEIGGEIALSGRSPRGGDWRVMIDAPVDCDTAVVHERMAVVAVTGCGVATSGNYRNYHETKNGRTWHTISTVDGRPAVTDLLSATVIAPSCMIADAYATACMALTARQACRMIESLPDVEGLLVTADSVITTSGFPEILR, encoded by the coding sequence ATGAGGATTATACATTATATATATATATTCACTCTTGTTGTGATGGGTGTCATGGTGTCAGGCTGCTCTGGGATGGAGAGCTATCGGTCAGTCGAAGGTGGTGTGTGGAACACTACCTATCATGTTACCTACAGGGCAGGTCGTGACATGCAGGATTCTATTCTTCTGGTCATGAGAGAGGTTGAGAGATCGCTGAGTCCGTTTGATGGGCAATCACTTGTTTCGGCTGTCAATCGCGGAGACTCGGTCAAGGCGGATTCTCTCCTTCGCAGGATCTTTACTGCATCGCAGGAAGTCAACCTGAGGAGCGGTGGGGCGTTTGATCCGACAGTGGCCCCATTGGTAAATCTTTGGGGGTACGGATATCGGTCAGCCGGAGTGGAGCCTACGCAAGTTGCCATCGACTCTCTTCTGGCATTTGTCGGGATTGATGAATGCAGCATGACTTCCGATGGGTATATCCGCAAGAAGCACGCCGGTACGGAGTTCAATTTCTCCGCCATCACCAAAGGATATGGGTGTGACCTTGTGGGCGATATGCTCAGGCGTAACGGCTGTGAGGATTATATGGTGGAGATAGGTGGAGAGATAGCTCTTTCGGGTAGATCTCCGCGGGGAGGTGACTGGAGGGTGATGATAGACGCGCCGGTCGATTGTGACACTGCTGTTGTGCACGAGCGCATGGCTGTGGTGGCTGTTACAGGTTGTGGCGTGGCTACTTCCGGCAACTATAGGAATTACCATGAGACAAAGAACGGACGCACATGGCACACTATCAGTACCGTTGACGGCAGACCTGCTGTGACAGATCTTTTGTCGGCTACTGTGATAGCTCCGTCATGTATGATTGCCGACGCCTACGCCACGGCGTGCATGGCGTTGACTGCCCGGCAGGCGTGTCGGATGATAGAGTCATTGCCCGATGTTGAGGGGCTTCTCGTGACAGCGGATTCTGTTATCACTACGTCGGGATTTCCTGAAATCCTCAGGTGA
- a CDS encoding SPOR domain-containing protein encodes MKRFPILILLSAILSAVGITSCKTTEENYRKAYETAVIQRQEATGIDSTIYGKIRNSANTSTLLVGGVELPMRSEYIGYDADGGSSRDKVKLYNIVVGQFRQIFNAKQMRQRLLDAGYDSAMVVHTREPLYYVITETSSTPAEALEAWRKVKSDKGLVIKSPLPFILRPAHFRN; translated from the coding sequence ATGAAAAGATTCCCGATACTCATACTCCTCTCCGCCATACTCTCGGCGGTGGGGATAACATCCTGCAAGACCACTGAAGAAAATTACCGCAAAGCCTACGAGACTGCGGTGATACAGCGTCAGGAAGCAACAGGCATTGACTCCACCATCTACGGAAAGATACGCAACAGTGCCAACACCTCCACTCTGCTTGTAGGGGGAGTAGAGCTGCCCATGCGCTCCGAATACATCGGATACGATGCCGATGGAGGCTCGTCACGCGACAAGGTGAAACTTTACAACATTGTGGTCGGACAATTCCGGCAGATATTCAATGCCAAACAGATGCGTCAGAGACTGCTTGATGCAGGCTATGACAGCGCGATGGTGGTGCACACTCGCGAACCGCTATATTACGTGATCACCGAGACATCATCAACCCCCGCCGAAGCACTTGAGGCATGGCGCAAAGTCAAATCCGACAAAGGGCTTGTGATCAAATCTCCTCTTCCGTTCATACTCCGGCCCGCCCATTTCCGAAATTAG
- a CDS encoding RnfABCDGE type electron transport complex subunit B: MNVIILSIIVLGIIGIVGAAVLYAVARKFYVQEDPRIDQVEALLPGANCGGCGRSGCRDFAAACVGADTLDGLTCPSSSTETMKKIGEIVGLAPVAAKPKIAVIKCNGTCELRPAHARFEGAPSCAVLSSLGTGQSACPNGCLGCGDCVEACPWGAMRMNLETGLPEVIEDKCVGCGACVKACPRSIIELRNKGPRGMRVFVACSNKEKGALAMKACKVACIGCGKCAKNCPHEAIAVNSNLAYIDYEKCKLCKKCVEVCPTHSIHAVNFPVKKAEPAATESKA, translated from the coding sequence ATGAATGTAATCATACTATCCATCATCGTCCTCGGCATAATCGGGATTGTGGGTGCGGCAGTGCTTTACGCCGTAGCCCGTAAATTTTACGTGCAGGAAGACCCACGCATCGATCAGGTAGAGGCACTTCTTCCAGGAGCCAACTGCGGAGGATGCGGACGTAGCGGATGCCGCGACTTTGCAGCCGCATGTGTAGGGGCTGACACTCTTGACGGTCTGACATGCCCATCTTCAAGCACAGAGACAATGAAGAAAATCGGTGAGATCGTAGGACTCGCTCCGGTAGCCGCCAAGCCCAAAATCGCTGTGATCAAATGTAACGGCACCTGCGAGCTGCGTCCCGCCCATGCCCGCTTCGAGGGGGCACCGTCATGTGCCGTTCTCTCATCGCTCGGCACAGGTCAGTCAGCCTGCCCCAACGGCTGTCTCGGGTGCGGCGACTGCGTAGAAGCATGTCCGTGGGGTGCCATGAGAATGAATCTTGAGACCGGACTGCCGGAAGTAATCGAGGACAAGTGCGTGGGCTGCGGTGCATGCGTAAAGGCTTGTCCGCGCTCGATAATCGAATTGCGCAACAAGGGTCCGCGAGGTATGCGCGTGTTCGTGGCATGCTCCAACAAGGAGAAAGGCGCGCTTGCGATGAAAGCATGCAAGGTAGCATGCATAGGATGCGGAAAGTGTGCCAAGAACTGTCCTCACGAAGCCATAGCAGTCAACTCCAATCTTGCCTACATTGACTATGAGAAGTGTAAACTCTGCAAGAAATGTGTTGAGGTGTGCCCCACTCACTCAATCCATGCCGTGAATTTCCCGGTAAAGAAAGCCGAACCGGCAGCTACTGAATCCAAGGCATAA
- the trxA gene encoding thioredoxin, with translation MSEFKDIINNGKPTLADFFATWCGPCKMQGPILEQLKQKIGDDANIIKIDVDRTPDLAAEYQIRSVPTLIIFKDGTPQWRVSGLQQLEVLEEKLRSYM, from the coding sequence ATGAGCGAATTCAAAGATATCATCAACAACGGCAAGCCCACACTTGCGGACTTCTTCGCCACATGGTGCGGCCCCTGCAAGATGCAAGGTCCGATCCTTGAGCAGCTGAAACAGAAAATAGGTGACGACGCCAACATCATAAAAATCGATGTCGACCGCACCCCTGACCTTGCGGCGGAATATCAGATACGCAGCGTCCCGACCCTCATCATATTCAAGGACGGCACACCCCAATGGCGCGTATCGGGGCTACAGCAGCTCGAAGTGCTCGAAGAGAAACTCCGGTCATACATGTGA
- the ilvA gene encoding threonine ammonia-lyase, protein MSEQLEISEVYHAAQVLRDVARHPRLIGVTHLNPESQVYLKPENLQHTGAFKLRGAYYKISQLTPEERAKGVIACSAGNHAQGVALAATHNGIKSLICLPAGAPISKIEATKRLGAEVCLVPGVYDDAYQKAIELQKEHGYTFIHPFDDLKVIAGQGTIALEILEEMPDVEAVIVPIGGGGLIAGMAFTLKQLKPDVKVYGVQAEGAPSMYESIKDGKREHLNSVSTIADGIAVKEPGVNTFEFCSRYVDEIVTVTEDEIAASILALIEQQKLVAEGAGAVAVAAAMFNKVPIKGKKTVCVVSGGNIDVTILNRVITRGLVKSGRNFTLKLDVGDKPGQLSEICSILGSNGANIISVTHERNSNTTSINGCILRIEVETRNHDHISLLKKALADAGHHVVN, encoded by the coding sequence ATGTCTGAACAGCTTGAAATTTCCGAGGTGTACCACGCAGCCCAGGTGCTTCGTGATGTGGCACGTCATCCCCGTCTTATAGGAGTAACCCACCTCAACCCCGAGTCACAGGTCTACTTAAAGCCTGAGAATCTTCAACACACAGGGGCTTTCAAACTCCGTGGTGCCTACTACAAGATATCACAGCTCACCCCCGAAGAGCGAGCCAAAGGCGTGATAGCCTGCTCCGCCGGCAACCACGCCCAGGGAGTAGCCCTTGCCGCCACACACAACGGCATAAAATCGCTCATCTGCCTCCCCGCAGGAGCACCAATATCCAAGATCGAAGCAACAAAACGTCTAGGAGCAGAAGTGTGTCTCGTGCCCGGAGTGTATGACGATGCCTACCAGAAAGCAATCGAGCTTCAGAAGGAGCACGGATACACATTCATTCATCCTTTCGATGATCTCAAAGTGATAGCCGGACAGGGCACCATTGCGCTTGAGATACTTGAAGAGATGCCCGATGTAGAGGCAGTCATAGTCCCCATAGGCGGAGGCGGTCTCATCGCAGGCATGGCATTCACCCTCAAGCAACTCAAACCCGACGTGAAAGTGTATGGCGTACAGGCTGAGGGCGCACCATCCATGTATGAATCAATCAAGGACGGCAAACGCGAGCACCTCAACTCAGTATCGACCATAGCCGACGGCATAGCAGTCAAAGAGCCTGGTGTGAACACGTTCGAATTCTGTTCCAGATATGTCGACGAAATAGTCACCGTAACAGAGGACGAGATCGCCGCCTCAATCCTCGCTCTCATCGAACAGCAGAAACTTGTAGCCGAAGGAGCGGGAGCTGTAGCCGTTGCGGCTGCAATGTTCAACAAGGTCCCTATCAAGGGGAAAAAGACTGTCTGCGTAGTATCCGGAGGCAACATCGATGTCACAATCCTCAACCGAGTGATCACCCGAGGGCTTGTGAAGAGCGGCCGTAACTTCACCCTGAAGCTCGATGTGGGCGACAAGCCGGGACAGCTATCCGAGATATGCAGCATACTCGGCTCAAACGGGGCAAACATAATCTCCGTGACACACGAACGCAACTCCAACACTACATCCATCAACGGTTGCATTCTGCGCATCGAAGTCGAGACCCGCAATCACGACCATATCTCATTGCTCAAAAAAGCTCTCGCTGATGCAGGTCACCATGTGGTTAACTGA